In Euwallacea fornicatus isolate EFF26 chromosome 2, ASM4011564v1, whole genome shotgun sequence, one genomic interval encodes:
- the enc gene encoding cAMP-regulated phosphoprotein 21 isoform X5, whose translation MQQRGANMEAGGEEVEEQPPPSRGRPTSKLKVLGRSHAMREEQSPPREPNCADNHTSGGQLHSPPTVVLSPSPLDEDSSAISGAGSPATLVASPNSRCSSLCDSNGGCERLHPAEADLPPSPKYVNGKNGTASNSSQVGSKSSKRYCECQNQNCIKCLKDRGGTNNNHSNTNNNTSLLYVNKNRGKMRQQSSSQTNLSFESSAGTSSCLSRDSSAEYYTDTTGVDLEQFIPDTINRNPKDRALMLRIEEELVSLINDKFQTHYKFPPMTSYHRMLVHRCAAYFGMDHNIDQSGKCIVVNKTKNTRLPDVRFKEHVKEVFNDEPPRRSILKRDSNSIEDYCFKSPERGYGLEGRRSKSFEEREEEYERARRRIFRGDMHDSSEDFGWDMQWSSTESDYSRYRLQPPEFQSRQLRRLLKVHSEEAEQSMRPCVAKSYSFGGYGGASVSLLTRGDSVISTHSAPMPRLLTKQDSGASSVSWRLSPSSSGYKSQSQMSESVTPSPTSTPHPSGDEHHHKSANPVVWAVTDLSNVPRGSIIINPETGKPFKNEDGTIYYYDPVKPAPGLVPDEPLKTERAQSPQKDKTPPMSPKSEKKHSPLKTKSSFTNSATSPSLPFSPPLSTASSGVAMNRSFSYIQTVNSCENVVSALGPAQQQQQYSNFSNQPADGNMPVYSQPYIVYTTAPGYGVPVQQPYDTRLDQQNIQEMSTTFFVPEAASAPGAAQTITYQSPSSGAFWNQPATVGFYASGTQPPVQSGAPPRYSVQVPAQPQPTYVSTGYPPAVNYVAAQPGPAQVQNAEIVPVYPNQSVQMVYSQPTGTVMYQNQPLIYAQNPTTLYQTTAYQPAPAYPHGTPTPTGGMASLPTTPLEQATPNGFVQLTQNMQQMNLGPSQSSTPRGFVPIHPKCGHPFDPRRPSFSKPPSGGYTGKSGRFPMGSSQSSTGTSSPAATVVAPGYCPTLPPPGHYRTPPPSTPPTPQFAVFSQGGYPAMGPRLFRQPEVIRFR comes from the exons ATGCAACAAAGAGGAGCTAATATGGAGGCGGGAGGAGAAGAGGTGGAGGAGCAGCCTCCGCCATCAAGAGGCCGG CCGACCTCGAAGCTGAAAGTGTTGGGGCGCAGCCACGCGATGCGCGAGGAACAGTCGCCGCCCCGCGAACCAAACTGCGCGGACAATCACACGAGCGGAGGGCAGCTCCACTCTCCCCCCACCGTCGTTCTGAGTCCTTCGCCCCTTGATGAAGACTCGAGTGCAATAAGCGGAGCTGGATCTCCAGCCACCCTGGTGGCCTCCCCGAATTCCAG GTGCTCATCGCTGTGCGATAGCAATGGTGGATGTGAGAGGCTGCACCCTGCTGAAGCAGATCTACCTCCTAGTCCTAAGTACGTAAACGGCAAGAATGGTACCGCGAGCAACTCTAGTCAAGTGGGTTCCAAGAGCAGTAAACGGTACTGCGAGTGTCAGAACCAAAACTGCATCAAGTGTCTGAAAGACCGCGGTGGCACCAACAACAACCACAGCAACACCAATAACAATACGAGCCTTTTGTATGTGAACAAAAACAGAGGAAAAATGAGGCAGCAGAGCTCGTCACAGACCAACCTTAGCTTTGAAAGTTCCGCAGGTACCAGTTCATGCCTGTCTAGAG ACAGCAGCGCTGAATACTACACTGACACCACCGGGGTAGATTTGGAGCAGTTTATCCCCGACACGATCAATCGGAACCCGAAAGACCGGGCATTGATGCTGCGCATCGAAGAGGAGCTGGTCAGTTTGATAAATGACAAATT CCAAACGCATTACAAATTTCCCCCAATGACGAGCTACCATCGCATGCTGGTCCATCGTTGCGCCGCCTACTTTGGTATGGACCACAACATTGACCAGTCGGGAAAGTGCATCGTGGTCAACAAAACGAAAAACACGCGTCTGCCCGACGTGCGGTTCAAGGAGCATGTCAAGGAGGTCTTCAACGATGAACCTCCCAGGAG GTCGATACTGAAAAGGGATTCTAATAGTATCGAGGACTATTGCTTCAAAAGTCCAGAAAGGGGTTATGGTTTGGAGGGGAGGCGGAGTAAGAGCTTTGAGGAAAGAGAGGAGGAGTATGAGCGAGCACGACGAAGGATTTTCAGAGGAGACATGCATGACTCTTCGGAGGATTTCGGTTGGGATATGCAATGGTCCAGTACGGAGAGCGACTATTCAAGGTACCGCTTGCAGCCACCGGAGTTTCAAAGCAGACAGCTGCGCAGGTTGTTGAAGGTTCACTCGGAGGAGGCTGAACAGTCAATGAGGCCGTGTGTGGCTAAAAGTTACAGCTTTGGAGGGTATGGGGGCGCCAGTGTTTCTCTACTCACCAGAGGTGACAGTGTGATTTCTACTCATAGCGCACCGATGCCGAGGCTTTTGACCAAACAAG ACTCGGGAGCCAGTTCGGTGTCATGGCGTCTCAGCCCTTCCAGTTCAGGCTACAAGTCGCAGTCCCAAATGTCCGAGTCGGTGACTCCTAGCCCCACTTCCACCCCTCACCCGTCTGGGGATGAGCACCATCACAAGAGCGCCAATCCAGTTGTGTGGGCGGTAACAGATCTGAGCAATGTGCCTCGAGGGAGCATTATTATTAATCCTGAG ACGGGCAAACCGTTCAAGAACGAAGACGGCACAATATACTACTATGACCCTGTGAAACCCGCTCCCGGTCTAGTTCCCGATGAACCCTTGAAGACGGAGCGGGCGCAATCGCCTCAAAAGGACAAAACGCCACCTATGTCCCCCAAAAGCGAA AAGAAACATTCGCCATTGAAGACCAAATCAAGTTTCACTAACAGCGCCACCAGCCCCAGTTTACCCTTTTCTCCGCCCTTGTCCACGGCCTCTTCAGGTGTTGCCATGAATCGTAGTTTTTCTTATATTCAG ACGGTCAATTCCTGCGAGAACGTCGTTTCAGCTTTGGGGCCTGCGCAACAACAGCAGCAATACTCCAACTTTTCCAATCAACCGGCAGATGGGAACATGCCCGTGTACTCCCAACCTTACATTGTCTACACTACCGCCCCCGGATATGGAGTTCCCGTGCAACAACCTTATGACACAAGGCTG GATCAACAAAACATCCAGGAAATGAGCACAACTTTCTTCGTACCTGAAGCGGCGAGCGCTCCTGGCGCCGCCCAAACTATAACCTACCAGTCGCCCTCGTCCGGAGCGTTCTGGAACCAACCGGCTACCGTTGGTTTCTACGCGAGCGGTACGCAGCCACCGGTGCAGAGCGGGGCGCCGCCACGGTACTCAGTGCAGGTGCCGGCGCAGCCACAACCAACGTACGTTTCCACAGGGTATCCCCCTGCTGTTAACTACGTAGCGGCACAGCCCGGTCCTGCACAAGTGCAGAACGCGGAAATTGTGCCCGTTTATCCGAACCAGTCGGTACAAATGGTGTATTCCCAGCCCACTGGAACTGTAATGTACCAAAATCAGCCTTTGATTTATGCGCAGAATCCAACCACTTTGTATCAAACCACTG cttatCAGCCGGCACCCGCATACCCGCATGGCACACCCACCCCCACAGGAGGCATGGCCTCGCTCCCGACCACCCCTTTAGAACAAGCCACGCCTAATGGATTCGTTCAACTGACTCAAAACATGCAGCAAATGAACTTGGGACCGTCGCAGTCCAGCACCCCGAGGGGATTCGTTCCCATCCATCCCAAAT GTGGCCATCCCTTCGACCCTCGCCGTCCGTCATTCTCGAAACCGCCCTCTGGTGGTTACACCGGTAAATCCGGGCGGTTTCCGATGGGTTCCAGTCAGAGCAGCACTGGAACCAGCTCTCCGGCGGCAACGGTGGTAGCGCCCGGATATTGTCCGACGTTGCCGCCCCCAGGGCATTATCGCACACCGCCCCCGAGCACTCCTCCAACACCCCAATTTGCCGTTTTCAGCCAGGGAGGGTATCCCGCTATGGGGCCGAGGTTGTTCAGACAG CCGGAAGTAATTCGATTTAGATGA
- the enc gene encoding cAMP-regulated phosphoprotein 21 isoform X3: protein MQQRGANMEAGGEEVEEQPPPSRGRPTSKLKVLGRSHAMREEQSPPREPNCADNHTSGGQLHSPPTVVLSPSPLDEDSSAISGAGSPATLVASPNSRCSSLCDSNGGCERLHPAEADLPPSPKYVNGKNGTASNSSQVGSKSSKRYCECQNQNCIKCLKDRGGTNNNHSNTNNNTSLLYVNKNRGKMRQQSSSQTNLSFESSAGTSSCLSRDSSAEYYTDTTGVDLEQFIPDTINRNPKDRALMLRIEEELVSLINDKFQTHYKFPPMTSYHRMLVHRCAAYFGMDHNIDQSGKCIVVNKTKNTRLPDVRFKEHVKEVFNDEPPRRSILKRDSNSIEDYCFKSPERGYGLEGRRSKSFEEREEEYERARRRIFRGDMHDSSEDFGWDMQWSSTESDYSRYRLQPPEFQSRQLRRLLKVHSEEAEQSMRPCVAKSYSFGGYGGASVSLLTRGDSVISTHSAPMPRLLTKQDSGASSVSWRLSPSSSGYKSQSQMSESVTPSPTSTPHPSGDEHHHKSANPVVWAVTDLSNVPRGSIIINPETGKPFKNEDGTIYYYDPVKPAPGLVPDEPLKTERAQSPQKDKTPPMSPKSEKKHSPLKTKSSFTNSATSPSLPFSPPLSTASSGVAMNRSFSYIQTVNSCENVVSALGPAQQQQQYSNFSNQPADGNMPVYSQPYIVYTTAPGYGVPVQQPYDTRLDQQNIQEMSTTFFVPEAASAPGAAQTITYQSPSSGAFWNQPATVGFYASGTQPPVQSGAPPRYSVQVPAQPQPTYVSTGYPPAVNYVAAQPGPAQVQNAEIVPVYPNQSVQMVYSQPTGTVMYQNQPLIYAQNPTTLYQTTAYQPAPAYPHGTPTPTGGMASLPTTPLEQATPNGFVQLTQNMQQMNLGPSQSSTPRGFVPIHPKCGHPFDPRRPSFSKPPSGGYTGKSGRFPMGSSQSSTGTSSPAATVVAPGYCPTLPPPGHYRTPPPSTPPTPQFAVFSQGGYPAMGPRLFRQMSAERGATPGTAKSSRSPTPAGDVGNHFERQRFTFPPSFYPGMPMPYIIQSDPRLVGRGQPNIYRQPTPPAMHNRPAPTQGPDMRSHYNNYKNRKPKVFLQA from the exons ATGCAACAAAGAGGAGCTAATATGGAGGCGGGAGGAGAAGAGGTGGAGGAGCAGCCTCCGCCATCAAGAGGCCGG CCGACCTCGAAGCTGAAAGTGTTGGGGCGCAGCCACGCGATGCGCGAGGAACAGTCGCCGCCCCGCGAACCAAACTGCGCGGACAATCACACGAGCGGAGGGCAGCTCCACTCTCCCCCCACCGTCGTTCTGAGTCCTTCGCCCCTTGATGAAGACTCGAGTGCAATAAGCGGAGCTGGATCTCCAGCCACCCTGGTGGCCTCCCCGAATTCCAG GTGCTCATCGCTGTGCGATAGCAATGGTGGATGTGAGAGGCTGCACCCTGCTGAAGCAGATCTACCTCCTAGTCCTAAGTACGTAAACGGCAAGAATGGTACCGCGAGCAACTCTAGTCAAGTGGGTTCCAAGAGCAGTAAACGGTACTGCGAGTGTCAGAACCAAAACTGCATCAAGTGTCTGAAAGACCGCGGTGGCACCAACAACAACCACAGCAACACCAATAACAATACGAGCCTTTTGTATGTGAACAAAAACAGAGGAAAAATGAGGCAGCAGAGCTCGTCACAGACCAACCTTAGCTTTGAAAGTTCCGCAGGTACCAGTTCATGCCTGTCTAGAG ACAGCAGCGCTGAATACTACACTGACACCACCGGGGTAGATTTGGAGCAGTTTATCCCCGACACGATCAATCGGAACCCGAAAGACCGGGCATTGATGCTGCGCATCGAAGAGGAGCTGGTCAGTTTGATAAATGACAAATT CCAAACGCATTACAAATTTCCCCCAATGACGAGCTACCATCGCATGCTGGTCCATCGTTGCGCCGCCTACTTTGGTATGGACCACAACATTGACCAGTCGGGAAAGTGCATCGTGGTCAACAAAACGAAAAACACGCGTCTGCCCGACGTGCGGTTCAAGGAGCATGTCAAGGAGGTCTTCAACGATGAACCTCCCAGGAG GTCGATACTGAAAAGGGATTCTAATAGTATCGAGGACTATTGCTTCAAAAGTCCAGAAAGGGGTTATGGTTTGGAGGGGAGGCGGAGTAAGAGCTTTGAGGAAAGAGAGGAGGAGTATGAGCGAGCACGACGAAGGATTTTCAGAGGAGACATGCATGACTCTTCGGAGGATTTCGGTTGGGATATGCAATGGTCCAGTACGGAGAGCGACTATTCAAGGTACCGCTTGCAGCCACCGGAGTTTCAAAGCAGACAGCTGCGCAGGTTGTTGAAGGTTCACTCGGAGGAGGCTGAACAGTCAATGAGGCCGTGTGTGGCTAAAAGTTACAGCTTTGGAGGGTATGGGGGCGCCAGTGTTTCTCTACTCACCAGAGGTGACAGTGTGATTTCTACTCATAGCGCACCGATGCCGAGGCTTTTGACCAAACAAG ACTCGGGAGCCAGTTCGGTGTCATGGCGTCTCAGCCCTTCCAGTTCAGGCTACAAGTCGCAGTCCCAAATGTCCGAGTCGGTGACTCCTAGCCCCACTTCCACCCCTCACCCGTCTGGGGATGAGCACCATCACAAGAGCGCCAATCCAGTTGTGTGGGCGGTAACAGATCTGAGCAATGTGCCTCGAGGGAGCATTATTATTAATCCTGAG ACGGGCAAACCGTTCAAGAACGAAGACGGCACAATATACTACTATGACCCTGTGAAACCCGCTCCCGGTCTAGTTCCCGATGAACCCTTGAAGACGGAGCGGGCGCAATCGCCTCAAAAGGACAAAACGCCACCTATGTCCCCCAAAAGCGAA AAGAAACATTCGCCATTGAAGACCAAATCAAGTTTCACTAACAGCGCCACCAGCCCCAGTTTACCCTTTTCTCCGCCCTTGTCCACGGCCTCTTCAGGTGTTGCCATGAATCGTAGTTTTTCTTATATTCAG ACGGTCAATTCCTGCGAGAACGTCGTTTCAGCTTTGGGGCCTGCGCAACAACAGCAGCAATACTCCAACTTTTCCAATCAACCGGCAGATGGGAACATGCCCGTGTACTCCCAACCTTACATTGTCTACACTACCGCCCCCGGATATGGAGTTCCCGTGCAACAACCTTATGACACAAGGCTG GATCAACAAAACATCCAGGAAATGAGCACAACTTTCTTCGTACCTGAAGCGGCGAGCGCTCCTGGCGCCGCCCAAACTATAACCTACCAGTCGCCCTCGTCCGGAGCGTTCTGGAACCAACCGGCTACCGTTGGTTTCTACGCGAGCGGTACGCAGCCACCGGTGCAGAGCGGGGCGCCGCCACGGTACTCAGTGCAGGTGCCGGCGCAGCCACAACCAACGTACGTTTCCACAGGGTATCCCCCTGCTGTTAACTACGTAGCGGCACAGCCCGGTCCTGCACAAGTGCAGAACGCGGAAATTGTGCCCGTTTATCCGAACCAGTCGGTACAAATGGTGTATTCCCAGCCCACTGGAACTGTAATGTACCAAAATCAGCCTTTGATTTATGCGCAGAATCCAACCACTTTGTATCAAACCACTG cttatCAGCCGGCACCCGCATACCCGCATGGCACACCCACCCCCACAGGAGGCATGGCCTCGCTCCCGACCACCCCTTTAGAACAAGCCACGCCTAATGGATTCGTTCAACTGACTCAAAACATGCAGCAAATGAACTTGGGACCGTCGCAGTCCAGCACCCCGAGGGGATTCGTTCCCATCCATCCCAAAT GTGGCCATCCCTTCGACCCTCGCCGTCCGTCATTCTCGAAACCGCCCTCTGGTGGTTACACCGGTAAATCCGGGCGGTTTCCGATGGGTTCCAGTCAGAGCAGCACTGGAACCAGCTCTCCGGCGGCAACGGTGGTAGCGCCCGGATATTGTCCGACGTTGCCGCCCCCAGGGCATTATCGCACACCGCCCCCGAGCACTCCTCCAACACCCCAATTTGCCGTTTTCAGCCAGGGAGGGTATCCCGCTATGGGGCCGAGGTTGTTCAGACAG ATGAGCGCCGAACGAGGGGCCACGCCTGGGACGGCAAAAAGCAGCCGGTCGCCCACACCCGCGGGAGATGTAGGGAATCATTTTGAGCGGCAAAGGTTCACGTTTCCTCCTAGCTTTTATCCGGGGATGCCCATGCCTTACATCATACAAT CAGATCCGCGTCTGGTGGGCCGAGGACAGCCAAACATCTACCGACAACCGACACCACCCGCGATGCACAACCGGCCGGCACCTACTCAGGGCCCCGACATGAGATCTCATtacaataattacaaaaaccgTAAGCCCAA GGTTTTCTTGCAGGCTTAA